In one window of Fodinibius salicampi DNA:
- a CDS encoding SDR family oxidoreductase: protein MAFKNKVIWITGASSGIGEALTYALHKRGAKLILSSRRGGALKEVKENCSGDASDIHILTLDLEKIDGLASKAQEALNIYGHIDYLFNNGGISQRSRAIDTKLEVTQKVMDINFMGSVALTKAVLPSMIERKTGHIVVTSSVMGKFGTRLRSSYAASKHALHGYFDCLRQEVCEDNIQISLVCPGFIKTDVTKNALEGDGTKHNQMGTGQKRGMSPNDFAEKVLPKITKGKDEIYIGGKEIAGIYLKRWVPGLLKKVLRNSEVT, encoded by the coding sequence ATGGCATTTAAAAATAAGGTTATCTGGATTACCGGGGCTTCTTCCGGCATTGGTGAAGCACTTACTTATGCCCTGCACAAACGCGGAGCAAAACTTATTCTTTCATCCCGTCGGGGGGGAGCTCTCAAAGAGGTGAAAGAAAATTGTTCCGGTGATGCCTCAGATATTCATATCCTTACCCTGGATCTGGAAAAAATAGACGGACTTGCTTCAAAAGCCCAAGAAGCCCTAAACATCTATGGCCATATCGACTACCTCTTTAATAACGGGGGTATTAGTCAGCGTTCCAGAGCCATAGATACTAAGCTGGAGGTAACACAAAAAGTGATGGATATTAACTTCATGGGATCAGTTGCACTCACTAAAGCCGTTCTTCCGTCAATGATTGAGCGAAAAACCGGACATATTGTTGTTACCAGCAGTGTCATGGGAAAGTTCGGAACCCGACTGCGGTCGAGTTATGCGGCATCGAAACATGCTCTGCACGGCTATTTTGATTGCCTGCGCCAAGAAGTCTGTGAAGATAACATTCAAATTTCACTGGTCTGCCCGGGATTTATTAAAACGGATGTTACAAAAAATGCCCTGGAAGGAGACGGCACCAAACATAACCAAATGGGTACGGGACAAAAGAGAGGAATGTCCCCGAATGACTTTGCAGAAAAAGTACTGCCAAAAATTACGAAAGGAAAAGACGAAATATACATCGGGGGAAAAGAGATAGCTGGAATCTATTTAAAGCGCTGGGTTCCAGGCTTACTCAAAAAAGTGCTCCGTAATTCAGAAGTCACTTAA
- a CDS encoding response regulator transcription factor gives MKPKHSILLVEDEEESAEMLANFLEMNDYKVLVAHEGNKALELIEEYAGEIHLAILDIMVPNVNGKEICGHIRRHPVLNDIPVIFLTAKDEEEDEIKGLELGADDYISKPASLNLVKAHVETLLRRQNPQKANWLQYGDTYLDTDAKELYVDNEKIELTSTEYTLIELFYKNPKRVYTRQEILEHITEEDHFVFDRTVDVHVKNLRLKMGDAGEVIKTYRGIGYGLNREIVKV, from the coding sequence GTGAAGCCAAAGCATAGCATACTATTAGTTGAAGACGAAGAGGAGTCGGCCGAGATGCTGGCTAATTTCCTTGAGATGAATGATTATAAGGTGTTGGTAGCCCATGAGGGCAATAAGGCATTGGAGCTTATCGAAGAGTATGCCGGGGAAATACATTTGGCTATTCTGGATATTATGGTTCCTAATGTAAACGGAAAAGAAATTTGTGGTCATATTCGCAGGCATCCGGTGTTAAATGATATCCCGGTTATCTTTCTTACCGCAAAAGATGAAGAAGAAGATGAAATAAAAGGATTGGAGCTTGGAGCCGATGATTATATATCCAAGCCAGCAAGTCTTAACTTGGTCAAAGCACATGTAGAGACACTTTTGCGCCGGCAAAACCCACAGAAGGCGAATTGGCTGCAGTACGGGGATACCTATCTGGATACCGATGCCAAAGAGCTCTATGTGGATAATGAAAAGATAGAACTCACTTCAACAGAGTATACGTTGATTGAACTCTTTTATAAAAATCCCAAGCGTGTTTATACCCGCCAGGAAATTTTAGAGCATATTACGGAAGAAGATCATTTTGTGTTCGACCGAACAGTAGATGTGCATGTAAAAAATCTGCGTCTTAAAATGGGCGATGCAGGAGAAGTTATTAAAACATATCGTGGTATTGGATATGGATTGAATCGCGAGATCGTCAAGGTATAA
- the carB gene encoding carbamoyl-phosphate synthase large subunit, which yields MPRRDDIKKILIIGSGPIVIGQACEFDYSGSQACRSLMDDGYEVVLINSNPATIMTDPMMADEIYLKPLTIESIKEIVEKEKPDAVLPTMGGQTGLNLTRDLQHENYWTERDINIIGVDIDAVDITEDRQEFRDLMDEIDIPQCRSRAAESMLEAKEITEELGGLPIVIRPSFTMGGAGGGIVWSEDEFERKVRRGLEMSPVHRVLIEESIFGWKEYELELLRDPNDNVVIICTVENIDPMGVHTGDSVTVAPSQTLTDKQFQMLRDAAIKMMRSIGTFAGGCNVQFAVEPGSDRFVAIEINPRVSRSSALASKATGYPIAKIATKLAVGYNLDELPNPITGNTSACFEPSIDYVIVKTPRFNFEKFPNVDEELTTQMKAVGEAMSIGRNFPEALNKAFQSLEIGRAGLGADGYEELDRKEVRERLLKPYWDRMLNIRNAFKLGASVEEIADITKVDPWFLQQIRYMVSLENRTEGQTLESISKEDFFELKQAGFVDEQIAWMISQSNGEVTENEVRARRKELGLKPSFKVVDTCAAEFPAETPYYYSAYEGENESDVSDRKKVMILGSGPNRIGQGIEFDYSCVHAVKAVQDMGYEAIMVNCNPETVSTDFDIADKLYFEPVFWERVLDIYEHEQPEGVILQVGGQTALKLGKRFVEEGINIYGTDFEMINFAEDRGSFSEFLKKLDIPFPSYGTAEDVEGAIEIANRIGYPVLIRPSYVLGGQGMRIAVKQEELEFYTERVLATHPENAFLIDKFLEDAVEVDVDAVYDGEQMHISGIMQHIEPAGVHSGDSTAVIPTYSLSDAVLDKIREYHEKIAENMNIKGFLNVQYAVKDEKVYVLEANPRSTRTIPFLAKATGRAEAQIAVKVMLGAKLSDFSEKELTSTLDKWAIKEPVFPFDKFPEVKKELGPEMKSTGETIYFMENFNDEHFKKPYEFKNLYLSK from the coding sequence ATGCCACGACGCGACGACATTAAAAAAATTCTTATAATCGGATCCGGACCCATAGTAATTGGCCAAGCCTGTGAATTCGACTATTCCGGTTCACAAGCCTGCCGATCACTTATGGATGATGGCTATGAAGTAGTACTCATCAACTCCAATCCGGCTACAATAATGACTGACCCGATGATGGCAGATGAGATCTACTTGAAGCCGCTGACCATCGAATCGATCAAAGAAATTGTAGAAAAAGAAAAGCCCGATGCCGTACTGCCCACAATGGGCGGACAGACGGGACTGAATCTCACCCGCGACCTGCAACACGAAAACTACTGGACAGAACGGGATATCAATATAATCGGTGTTGATATTGACGCCGTGGATATCACCGAAGACCGACAGGAATTTCGTGATCTGATGGACGAAATTGATATTCCCCAGTGCCGCAGCCGTGCAGCAGAATCCATGCTGGAAGCCAAGGAAATTACAGAAGAACTCGGCGGACTCCCCATTGTAATTCGTCCTTCCTTTACCATGGGCGGAGCCGGAGGCGGTATTGTATGGAGTGAAGATGAATTTGAGCGTAAAGTACGCCGCGGGCTGGAAATGAGTCCGGTACACCGTGTACTCATCGAAGAATCTATTTTTGGATGGAAAGAATATGAACTTGAACTCTTGCGCGACCCCAATGATAACGTAGTCATTATCTGTACGGTCGAAAATATTGATCCCATGGGCGTCCATACCGGAGATTCTGTTACGGTAGCTCCTTCGCAGACGCTCACCGACAAGCAGTTCCAGATGCTACGTGATGCCGCGATTAAGATGATGCGTTCTATCGGTACTTTCGCTGGAGGATGTAACGTACAGTTTGCCGTTGAGCCGGGCAGTGACCGTTTTGTTGCTATCGAGATCAATCCACGGGTTAGTCGATCTTCTGCTCTGGCATCTAAAGCAACGGGATATCCCATTGCCAAAATTGCTACCAAGCTCGCCGTAGGCTATAACCTGGATGAGCTTCCCAATCCCATTACCGGGAATACCTCGGCCTGCTTTGAGCCATCAATCGATTACGTAATTGTTAAGACTCCGCGCTTCAACTTTGAGAAGTTCCCCAACGTAGATGAGGAGCTCACTACACAAATGAAAGCTGTGGGAGAAGCGATGTCAATCGGGCGTAACTTTCCCGAAGCGCTGAACAAGGCATTCCAATCCCTTGAAATCGGACGCGCCGGACTGGGAGCCGACGGTTATGAAGAACTTGACCGCAAGGAGGTTCGTGAACGTCTGCTGAAACCCTATTGGGATCGCATGCTCAACATACGCAATGCCTTCAAGTTGGGAGCTTCTGTTGAAGAGATTGCTGACATTACCAAGGTCGACCCTTGGTTCCTGCAGCAGATCCGCTATATGGTATCGCTCGAAAACCGGACGGAGGGGCAAACCCTGGAAAGCATCTCCAAAGAAGACTTTTTTGAATTGAAGCAAGCAGGTTTTGTAGATGAACAAATCGCCTGGATGATCAGTCAAAGTAATGGGGAGGTTACAGAAAATGAAGTGCGTGCCCGACGTAAGGAACTGGGCTTAAAACCTTCATTTAAAGTCGTGGATACCTGTGCCGCCGAATTCCCGGCCGAAACACCTTACTACTATTCCGCCTACGAAGGCGAAAATGAAAGTGATGTTTCTGACCGAAAGAAAGTTATGATTCTCGGCAGTGGACCCAATCGTATCGGTCAGGGGATCGAATTCGACTACTCCTGCGTACATGCCGTTAAAGCAGTGCAAGATATGGGCTACGAAGCCATTATGGTAAATTGTAATCCCGAAACCGTTTCTACAGATTTCGATATTGCAGACAAACTCTACTTCGAACCAGTCTTCTGGGAGCGTGTGCTTGATATCTACGAGCACGAGCAGCCCGAGGGCGTTATTCTCCAGGTTGGAGGTCAAACAGCCCTTAAGCTCGGCAAGCGCTTTGTGGAAGAGGGGATCAATATCTACGGCACGGACTTCGAAATGATCAATTTTGCCGAAGACCGAGGATCTTTCTCGGAGTTTCTCAAGAAACTGGATATCCCGTTTCCCTCCTACGGCACGGCCGAAGATGTAGAGGGTGCCATTGAGATAGCCAACCGCATCGGTTATCCTGTACTTATCCGTCCAAGTTATGTACTGGGAGGACAGGGAATGCGCATCGCTGTCAAACAGGAAGAACTCGAGTTTTACACCGAACGCGTACTGGCAACACATCCGGAAAACGCTTTTCTGATTGACAAATTCCTTGAAGACGCTGTAGAGGTAGATGTGGATGCCGTCTATGACGGAGAACAAATGCATATTTCTGGTATCATGCAGCATATAGAGCCGGCCGGTGTACACTCGGGCGACTCAACCGCCGTTATTCCCACATACTCCCTCAGCGATGCCGTTCTGGATAAAATCCGAGAGTATCATGAAAAAATAGCGGAAAACATGAATATTAAGGGCTTTTTAAATGTACAGTATGCGGTTAAAGATGAAAAAGTATATGTCCTTGAAGCCAATCCGCGTTCAACACGAACAATTCCATTCCTGGCCAAGGCAACGGGCCGGGCAGAGGCACAGATTGCCGTGAAGGTTATGCTTGGTGCCAAGCTCAGTGATTTCAGCGAGAAAGAACTGACCTCCACACTTGACAAATGGGCCATTAAAGAGCCGGTCTTTCCATTCGATAAATTCCCGGAAGTAAAGAAAGAGCTGGGACCCGAAATGAAATCCACCGGCGAAACCATTTACTTTATGGAGAACTTCAACGACGAACACTTTAAAAAGCCGTATGAATTCAAGAACCTGTATCTTAGTAAATAA
- a CDS encoding sensor histidine kinase, whose protein sequence is MKIRSKLAWTFILLLIFGITSISSYSILFIRDYLLEEGRVEMEQDTRWLAVTVSNLVKDGDFERRFNDAARTSGYQIALYDSTGRLTYAYTGGDTTFVPDQNLSAGIMESLSARDNLPLMPRNPDSELLTSYVVLPDPDRSGALHYLQAAQLKDEIYAPIKTIRWIIYYGMFISIGLVVVVSIWISRYLTKPITQIKNAAQDIADGDVGREIDIQRSDEFGTLATSLNQMAFKLREDTKQIKQYAKKQRQLFADITHEIRNPLHTISGALEMLELKDLPSDKKEKYLNSAKKQTERISRLFKDLKTLQRYDSDEHFVEMQRFDLSLIARHMVDWHGDRADEKDIRLEVDQHECRAIGDPAKIEQVVDNLISNALKYTSEGSVTLRYTAEGERIKIEVRDTGIGISDEHLDRLFDRFYRTDKARSRDKGGTGLGLAVVKGILNAHDTEIHVESTVNEGTCFWFYLPPG, encoded by the coding sequence ATGAAAATCCGGTCGAAACTGGCTTGGACATTTATTCTGCTGCTCATTTTTGGAATTACGTCTATCAGCAGTTATTCCATTTTGTTTATTCGCGATTATTTGCTTGAAGAGGGACGGGTAGAGATGGAGCAGGATACCCGCTGGCTTGCCGTTACGGTTTCAAATCTGGTAAAAGACGGTGATTTTGAGCGCCGGTTTAATGATGCCGCCCGCACTTCGGGATACCAAATTGCACTGTATGATTCTACGGGCCGTTTAACGTATGCATATACCGGCGGTGACACAACTTTTGTACCGGATCAAAACCTATCTGCGGGTATTATGGAAAGTTTGTCGGCTCGTGATAACCTCCCGCTTATGCCCCGAAATCCTGATTCTGAGCTCTTAACCAGCTATGTGGTCTTACCGGATCCGGATAGATCCGGTGCACTGCACTATCTGCAGGCCGCACAACTTAAAGATGAGATTTATGCTCCCATCAAAACTATTCGATGGATTATTTATTACGGGATGTTTATTTCAATTGGATTAGTAGTGGTGGTTAGTATTTGGATATCGCGGTATTTGACGAAGCCTATTACACAAATTAAAAATGCCGCTCAGGATATTGCCGATGGGGATGTAGGTCGGGAAATCGATATTCAAAGAAGTGACGAGTTTGGAACATTGGCCACATCGCTAAACCAGATGGCTTTTAAGTTGCGGGAAGATACAAAGCAAATTAAGCAATACGCTAAAAAACAGCGGCAGTTGTTTGCTGACATTACCCATGAAATTCGCAATCCCCTACATACTATTTCAGGGGCACTTGAGATGTTAGAACTGAAAGATCTGCCCTCTGATAAAAAGGAGAAGTATTTAAACTCGGCTAAAAAGCAAACCGAGAGAATATCCCGCTTATTTAAAGATTTAAAAACACTGCAGAGATATGATTCTGATGAACATTTTGTGGAGATGCAGCGATTTGACCTTTCGCTTATTGCCAGGCATATGGTTGACTGGCATGGGGATAGAGCGGACGAGAAGGATATCCGGTTGGAGGTTGATCAGCATGAATGTCGGGCAATAGGGGACCCGGCCAAAATAGAACAGGTTGTTGATAATTTGATTTCTAATGCACTAAAGTACACATCCGAAGGGAGCGTCACGCTTCGCTATACTGCAGAAGGAGAGAGGATTAAGATTGAAGTGAGGGATACCGGTATTGGGATCTCGGATGAACATTTAGATCGGCTTTTTGACCGGTTTTACCGTACAGATAAGGCCCGTTCCCGAGATAAAGGGGGAACCGGCTTGGGCTTGGCTGTCGTTAAGGGGATTTTAAACGCGCATGATACCGAAATTCATGTGGAAAGTACGGTCAATGAAGGGACTTGTTTTTGGTTTTATCTCCCCCCCGGATGA
- a CDS encoding TonB-dependent receptor plug domain-containing protein: MGKAINSFIIATGLLGCILSTTLTGYAQPNKDSLSVVPTQKDTLLDQNWYYNLETDFNGHLDNPLKLLQGRLPGLLISHPGSDPNRQFDVRLRGFNTLLNNEQPLYIVDGVPDIPFSLVDPRDIASIKVAKNASVAQWGLRGARGVIHIHTQPAQASKPTIRFRSYLAMEQPGRSYNVLDAINYLLQQEKIFGSYNRPSPENNDWIEIITQTTLSTVNSLSISGGTNALHYRGALNTRNIEEIALNKGYDKLNGRIRLGSTLLNEQLDLGLNLSRSSKQSKIGFREAFQYAISFNPTVPREIDNPQFGGYYQQPVYDYYNPLAILEQNQHDGNDRLASGTFTGTYQFDSKLKGLSAHLLLSETREELFRGEFYPADSFFRGYDSNGYSRTETDTKTNRMADIHFNWNAPLHESITLNADMGFSAQNLYYRHVFKEARNLSAADSYTVIEDKNVTNMGGPQEVDENDHQLTAFWGTTRISNDTWYLDMGLRYEGSSYLGEENKWGLFPYFQAGFDLDNLLNFSFADSWLIRGGYGIAGNVPKTTVGLRPSMNHVATTFRMGNIFLPTRKCRVKTQT, from the coding sequence ATGGGGAAAGCAATAAACTCTTTCATAATCGCAACGGGATTGCTGGGATGTATTTTGTCAACCACTCTAACCGGCTATGCACAACCAAATAAAGACTCCCTTTCGGTAGTTCCAACCCAAAAAGACACACTTCTCGATCAGAATTGGTATTACAACTTAGAAACCGATTTTAACGGTCACCTTGATAATCCACTGAAACTTCTCCAGGGCCGCCTACCGGGCCTACTTATTAGTCATCCAGGCTCCGATCCCAACAGACAATTTGATGTTCGCCTTCGCGGATTCAATACCTTGCTTAATAACGAGCAGCCCCTCTATATCGTAGATGGTGTGCCAGATATCCCTTTTTCACTGGTAGATCCCCGTGATATCGCTTCCATCAAGGTTGCAAAAAATGCTTCGGTGGCCCAGTGGGGACTGAGGGGTGCCCGTGGTGTAATACATATTCATACACAACCGGCTCAGGCAAGCAAACCGACCATCCGTTTTCGCAGTTATTTAGCTATGGAGCAACCTGGACGTTCATACAATGTGTTAGATGCCATAAATTATCTTTTGCAGCAAGAAAAAATATTTGGCTCCTACAACAGGCCCAGCCCAGAGAACAACGACTGGATAGAGATTATAACTCAGACAACACTTTCGACAGTTAACAGCCTTTCTATATCAGGTGGTACCAATGCCTTACACTATCGGGGAGCCCTGAATACGAGGAATATAGAGGAAATCGCCCTAAATAAGGGATACGATAAGCTCAACGGAAGAATCCGTCTCGGAAGTACGCTTCTGAATGAGCAGCTAGATCTCGGCCTTAATCTTTCAAGAAGCAGTAAGCAATCTAAAATCGGTTTCAGAGAGGCCTTTCAATATGCAATATCTTTTAACCCAACTGTGCCTCGCGAAATAGATAACCCTCAGTTCGGAGGATATTACCAACAACCGGTATATGACTACTATAATCCACTGGCTATACTGGAACAGAACCAACACGACGGAAACGACCGACTGGCCTCGGGAACCTTCACTGGTACTTACCAATTTGATTCAAAACTAAAAGGACTTTCGGCACACCTCCTTCTATCAGAAACAAGGGAAGAACTTTTCAGAGGTGAATTCTACCCGGCTGACAGCTTTTTTCGCGGCTACGATTCAAACGGTTATAGCCGAACAGAAACAGATACTAAAACAAATCGGATGGCAGATATTCATTTTAACTGGAATGCCCCACTCCATGAGAGCATCACGCTTAATGCAGATATGGGATTTTCAGCTCAGAACCTATACTACAGACATGTATTTAAAGAAGCCCGAAACCTGTCTGCTGCGGATAGTTATACGGTTATAGAAGATAAAAATGTTACGAATATGGGGGGACCACAGGAAGTTGATGAAAATGATCATCAGCTGACCGCTTTTTGGGGAACTACCCGTATCAGTAATGATACTTGGTATCTGGATATGGGACTTCGTTATGAGGGCTCATCCTACTTGGGCGAAGAAAATAAATGGGGCCTTTTTCCGTATTTTCAAGCTGGCTTTGACCTTGACAACCTGCTGAACTTTTCATTTGCCGATTCATGGTTAATCCGGGGAGGCTATGGCATAGCAGGGAACGTGCCCAAAACAACAGTTGGTCTAAGGCCATCTATGAACCACGTGGCTACTACTTTTCGGATGGGCAATATCTTCCTTCCTACTCGCAAGTGCAGAGTGAAAACCCAGACCTAA
- the carA gene encoding glutamine-hydrolyzing carbamoyl-phosphate synthase small subunit encodes MSLYNRDKAIIALSDGTVEHGYAIGKKGTTGGELCFNTSMVGYQEIFTDPSYYGQLMMMTYPHIGNYGTMNRDDEARKVMIAGLIVRSFSWEHSNPQADGNLQAYLERNEVVGISGVDTRKLVRHIRSKGVMNAVISSAELDEEKLVEKAKNWEDMVGLELATEVTRQEPQTVHSDGPFKVAAFDYGIKQSIIDNFVDRGCTLRIFPAKGNFTEELKEWNPDGFFFSNGPGDPDATAKYALKVVNYAKKTGKPIFGICLGHQLMALSENISTTKMFVGHRGANHPVKNLDTGLVEITTQNHGFAVDEEALDKSKVEVTHKNLNDGTIEGLRFKNFPGISVQYHPEASPGPHDSRYLFDQFLDMIKEGKKEMA; translated from the coding sequence ATGTCACTCTATAACAGAGATAAAGCAATTATAGCCCTTTCAGACGGCACCGTTGAACACGGCTATGCTATCGGTAAAAAAGGAACTACCGGTGGCGAACTGTGCTTCAACACCAGCATGGTCGGATATCAGGAAATTTTTACCGATCCCAGCTATTACGGTCAGCTCATGATGATGACCTATCCACATATTGGAAACTACGGAACCATGAATCGGGATGATGAGGCCCGGAAAGTCATGATTGCCGGACTCATCGTACGATCTTTTTCGTGGGAGCATAGCAACCCTCAGGCCGATGGCAATCTTCAGGCTTATCTGGAACGCAATGAAGTAGTCGGTATCAGTGGGGTTGACACTCGCAAACTCGTACGGCATATCCGCTCCAAAGGTGTAATGAATGCCGTTATTTCATCTGCCGAACTCGACGAGGAAAAACTGGTTGAAAAAGCCAAAAACTGGGAAGATATGGTAGGGCTTGAACTGGCAACGGAAGTTACCAGACAAGAACCTCAAACCGTACACAGCGACGGACCATTTAAAGTAGCGGCTTTTGATTACGGGATTAAGCAAAGCATTATCGATAATTTTGTAGATCGAGGATGTACGCTGCGTATATTTCCCGCCAAAGGCAACTTTACGGAAGAACTTAAGGAATGGAACCCGGACGGATTTTTCTTCAGTAACGGCCCGGGCGATCCCGATGCAACGGCCAAGTATGCCCTGAAGGTAGTCAATTATGCCAAAAAAACAGGAAAACCAATATTTGGTATCTGTTTAGGCCACCAGTTGATGGCCCTTTCAGAGAATATTTCTACCACCAAAATGTTTGTAGGTCACCGGGGCGCCAATCATCCGGTTAAAAATCTGGATACCGGGCTAGTTGAAATCACCACCCAAAACCACGGCTTTGCTGTGGATGAAGAGGCCCTGGATAAATCAAAAGTTGAGGTGACACACAAAAATCTTAATGACGGTACAATAGAAGGGCTTCGTTTTAAGAATTTTCCCGGAATTTCGGTACAGTACCATCCCGAAGCTTCTCCCGGGCCGCACGATTCCCGTTATCTCTTCGATCAGTTCCTGGATATGATCAAAGAAGGAAAAAAAGAGATGGCTTAA
- the hemH gene encoding ferrochelatase encodes MAEEEKRIGVVLMNLGGPTADYAVRPFLYNLFRDEDIIKLGGGRFQDFFAKIISKFRAPNVQEDYEEINGCPKGCMGNKHCLNRKNSITSTCCSPINSLTEKQRRALEKYFKNEMPDQFVKVYTCMRYWLPFAETTMEDMVEDGITHAVMVPLYPQFSWTTTGSSFRDWETKRGEKFGENAPWKEFHVKNYHLDENYLDAMNDRIDEALEEMDEETRNKTHFIFSAHGTPLLEVRSGDPYTTEINQTMEAIMEKRGYDHEYWLGYQSKVGPQKWTQPNTVDLVERHIEYGIKNFLLIPIAFVTDHVETLFELGIELVEDLEEEGYEFENLKVMPGINDHPQYIQALADQVLSKLDYEIEVENKVKSESQKISAE; translated from the coding sequence ATGGCAGAAGAAGAAAAACGAATTGGTGTAGTACTTATGAACCTAGGTGGTCCCACAGCAGACTACGCCGTACGGCCCTTTTTGTACAACCTTTTTCGTGACGAAGACATTATCAAGCTGGGGGGTGGTAGGTTTCAGGATTTCTTTGCAAAAATCATTTCAAAATTTCGTGCGCCCAACGTGCAGGAAGATTACGAAGAGATCAACGGTTGCCCAAAAGGCTGCATGGGCAACAAACACTGTCTGAATCGCAAAAACAGTATTACTTCAACTTGCTGCTCCCCGATTAATAGCCTTACGGAAAAACAGCGCCGGGCGTTAGAAAAATATTTTAAGAATGAAATGCCCGATCAGTTTGTAAAGGTATATACCTGCATGCGCTATTGGTTGCCATTTGCGGAAACAACTATGGAGGATATGGTCGAAGATGGTATCACTCATGCGGTAATGGTGCCCCTGTATCCGCAGTTTTCGTGGACGACTACGGGCAGTAGTTTTAGAGATTGGGAAACCAAGCGCGGTGAAAAATTTGGAGAGAATGCTCCCTGGAAAGAATTTCATGTTAAGAATTACCATCTGGATGAAAATTACCTGGATGCGATGAATGATCGTATTGATGAAGCACTGGAAGAGATGGATGAGGAGACACGCAACAAAACGCACTTTATTTTTAGTGCACATGGTACTCCACTACTCGAAGTAAGGAGTGGCGATCCATATACGACGGAAATTAACCAGACGATGGAAGCTATTATGGAAAAACGTGGCTACGATCATGAATATTGGTTAGGCTATCAATCGAAAGTGGGCCCACAGAAATGGACGCAGCCGAATACTGTGGATTTGGTTGAGCGACATATTGAGTATGGAATTAAAAACTTTTTGCTGATTCCCATCGCTTTTGTGACTGATCACGTGGAAACGCTCTTTGAGCTGGGTATTGAGCTTGTGGAAGACCTGGAAGAGGAAGGATATGAGTTTGAAAATCTAAAGGTCATGCCGGGTATTAATGACCATCCCCAATATATACAGGCATTAGCTGATCAGGTTTTAAGCAAGTTGGACTATGAGATCGAAGTTGAAAACAAAGTAAAGTCTGAATCTCAAAAAATTTCAGCTGAATAG
- a CDS encoding dimethylarginine dimethylaminohydrolase family protein: MAQLITAADQLDFGIDDIPSMPLPTKVLMVRPLHYTVDYVINPHMADQVGKVDTIQAHNEWELVRNLFDQIGIEVRIIEDQDGLPDMVFCANQSLPYIDKEGNRHAIMSIMHADQRKKEVPYIEQWYRQNGYEVHFLDENKIEDFEGCGDAIWHTGRRLLWGGYGFRSSHKAYEAICETFEVPVITLELVDESFYHLDTCFCVLDEHTALIYPDAFTEEGLNLIHNLFDEVIEASKYEAVELFACNASCPDGRNVIIQQGCTDVNKKLRDAGFAVHEVSTYEFLKSGGSVFCMKMLLW; the protein is encoded by the coding sequence ATGGCGCAACTCATTACAGCAGCGGATCAACTTGATTTCGGTATCGACGATATTCCATCCATGCCCCTCCCCACGAAGGTACTGATGGTACGTCCCCTGCACTATACTGTGGATTATGTTATCAATCCCCATATGGCCGACCAGGTAGGTAAAGTTGATACCATACAGGCGCACAACGAATGGGAACTCGTACGCAATCTTTTTGATCAGATCGGAATTGAAGTGCGGATTATTGAAGACCAGGACGGACTCCCTGATATGGTTTTTTGCGCCAACCAGAGCCTGCCCTATATAGATAAGGAAGGCAATCGTCATGCAATTATGAGTATTATGCATGCCGATCAGCGAAAAAAGGAAGTCCCCTACATCGAGCAGTGGTATCGACAAAACGGCTATGAAGTACATTTTCTGGATGAAAATAAAATTGAGGATTTTGAAGGATGCGGTGATGCAATCTGGCATACGGGCAGACGCCTGCTTTGGGGTGGATACGGATTCCGCTCCTCACACAAAGCCTATGAAGCCATTTGTGAAACTTTTGAGGTACCGGTTATTACACTCGAACTTGTAGATGAATCGTTCTACCATCTGGATACCTGTTTCTGTGTATTGGATGAACATACTGCTCTTATCTATCCTGATGCATTCACAGAAGAGGGACTTAACCTTATCCACAATCTTTTTGATGAGGTTATAGAGGCATCCAAATATGAAGCAGTAGAGCTGTTTGCATGTAATGCTTCCTGTCCAGACGGACGTAATGTTATTATCCAACAGGGTTGTACAGACGTCAACAAGAAATTACGGGACGCCGGCTTTGCAGTTCATGAGGTCAGCACCTATGAGTTTCTGAAAAGCGGGGGAAGTGTTTTCTGTATGAAGATGCTCTTGTGGTAA